A region of Sulfurimonas sp. DNA encodes the following proteins:
- a CDS encoding sigma-54 dependent transcriptional regulator: MKIAIVEDDINMRKSLEIAMSDYKEFKIFTFKNPIDALKKLDDSFDLIITDINMPKMDGIEFVKELNGKFEVIIMTGNATLTRAIESIQLGVKDFLLKPFDVDDLITAIKREDKIQKVQKTIKNNTKKADVFLGTSDALTKVINIADKACKTDASILLLGQSGVGKEVFASYIHKNSPRAKKPFIAINMAAIPDNLIESELFGFEKGAFTDAQEAKAGQFELANGGTLFLDEIAEMPYGVQAKLLRALQEKEIRRLGASKNIKIDIRVVSATNANLLEKIKNGEFREDLYYRLNTIPLNIPPLKERKDEILQIAYTMSEVNSKKYGFELKTFSKEAKEQLLAYNWPGNIRELISVVERAVILSETQEISVDELFLQNKIQ; the protein is encoded by the coding sequence GTGAAAATTGCAATAGTTGAAGATGATATTAATATGAGAAAATCTCTTGAAATAGCTATGAGCGACTATAAAGAATTTAAAATTTTTACATTTAAAAATCCTATAGATGCATTAAAAAAACTTGATGATTCTTTTGACTTAATAATTACAGATATTAACATGCCAAAAATGGATGGTATAGAATTTGTTAAAGAGCTAAATGGGAAATTTGAAGTTATTATTATGACAGGAAATGCAACACTTACTCGTGCAATTGAGTCTATTCAGCTTGGTGTTAAAGATTTTTTATTAAAACCTTTTGATGTTGATGATTTAATTACGGCAATTAAAAGAGAAGATAAAATACAAAAAGTACAAAAAACTATTAAAAATAACACTAAAAAAGCAGATGTATTTTTGGGAACATCAGATGCTCTTACAAAAGTTATAAATATTGCCGATAAAGCATGTAAAACAGATGCAAGTATACTTCTTTTAGGTCAAAGTGGAGTAGGAAAAGAAGTTTTTGCTTCTTACATCCATAAAAATTCACCTAGAGCAAAAAAACCATTTATAGCGATTAATATGGCAGCTATTCCAGATAATCTTATAGAAAGTGAATTGTTTGGTTTTGAAAAAGGTGCATTTACAGACGCACAAGAAGCAAAAGCTGGACAATTTGAACTAGCTAATGGTGGAACACTTTTTTTAGATGAAATTGCCGAGATGCCTTACGGTGTTCAAGCAAAACTTCTTCGTGCATTACAAGAAAAAGAGATACGAAGATTAGGCGCATCTAAAAATATAAAAATAGACATAAGAGTAGTATCTGCAACAAATGCTAATCTTTTAGAGAAAATTAAAAATGGAGAATTTAGAGAAGATTTATACTATCGCTTAAATACAATTCCACTTAATATTCCTCCGCTAAAAGAAAGAAAAGATGAAATTTTACAAATAGCATATACAATGAGTGAAGTCAACTCTAAGAAATATGGCTTTGAGTTAAAAACTTTTAGCAAAGAAGCAAAAGAACAACTTTTAGCATACAACTGGCCAGGGAATATTCGAGAGCTAATCTCTGTAGTAGAGAGAGCCGTTATTTTAAGTGAAACACAAGAAATTTCAGTAGATGAACTTTTTTTACAAAATAAAATACAATAA
- a CDS encoding LPP20 family lipoprotein, with amino-acid sequence MKYSLLLITLISVTSLVAAAPKTIENYDRMDSIDVQLVDMDTKVSGMDTKVIGIDTKVTGIDTKMTDVESKIASLETKVDEVTKNAKVEKKASEEVLSETTNVRISVTGQGVAPMNTLSPAQAYALAKRAATADAYRLIAEKVKGVRIDGQDLIKNMMVKRSTIRTSVKAMVRNANVVETTFKDGLCEVEMEIVLSHAQFSQ; translated from the coding sequence ATGAAATACTCTCTACTTCTAATAACACTAATTAGTGTCACTTCATTAGTAGCTGCTGCTCCAAAAACTATTGAAAACTATGATAGAATGGATTCTATCGATGTTCAGTTAGTAGATATGGATACTAAAGTTTCGGGAATGGATACAAAAGTAATAGGCATCGATACAAAAGTAACAGGCATCGATACAAAAATGACTGATGTAGAAAGCAAAATCGCTTCTTTAGAAACAAAAGTAGATGAAGTTACTAAAAATGCAAAAGTTGAAAAAAAAGCGTCAGAAGAAGTTTTAAGCGAAACTACTAATGTAAGAATCAGCGTAACTGGTCAAGGTGTTGCACCAATGAACACTTTATCTCCTGCACAAGCTTATGCACTTGCAAAGCGTGCTGCAACGGCAGACGCCTATAGACTAATAGCAGAAAAAGTTAAAGGCGTTCGCATTGATGGTCAAGACTTAATCAAAAATATGATGGTTAAAAGATCAACTATTCGCACTTCTGTAAAAGCAATGGTTAGAAATGCTAATGTTGTTGAAACAACTTTTAAAGATGGTTTATGCGAAGTAGAGATGGAAATCGTTCTATCACACGCGCAATTTTCTCAATAA